A region from the Salicibibacter cibarius genome encodes:
- a CDS encoding dihydrolipoamide acetyltransferase family protein, with protein sequence MKKEIAMPQLGESVTEGTITQWLVNPGDNVNKYEPIAEVDTDKVNAEVPSSYTGTISDIVAKENETVQVGDVVAYIETEDAREKKPPEREPQKEQQVDQKEEQSQKKRYSPAVLSLAQKHNIDLDKIEGSGRGGRITRKDVEKKLDEGETMTAKASEPQREEQLASSSSADEIIPVTGVRKAIAANMSQSKQEIPHAWTMVEVDVTNIARYREKEKEAFRKQEGFPLTFMPFFMQAVTAGLRKYPELNATWQGDHIIRKKDINLSMAVATEEALYVPVIANADDKNIRGLARSLHALAEKTRNGGLTSDDMRGGTFTLNNTGAFGSVQSMPIINYPQAAILSVESIVKRPVVKEDDMIAVRHMANLCLSLDHRVLDGLICGRFLAYVKEQLEQFNGEGM encoded by the coding sequence ATGAAAAAAGAGATCGCTATGCCTCAACTAGGAGAAAGCGTAACGGAAGGAACGATCACCCAGTGGCTCGTGAATCCCGGGGACAACGTGAATAAATATGAACCGATCGCGGAAGTGGACACGGACAAAGTCAACGCGGAGGTTCCCTCTTCCTACACGGGTACGATAAGTGATATTGTCGCGAAGGAAAATGAGACGGTGCAAGTCGGGGACGTGGTGGCTTATATCGAGACGGAGGATGCCCGGGAGAAAAAGCCGCCGGAGCGTGAACCGCAGAAGGAGCAGCAAGTGGATCAAAAAGAAGAACAGTCACAAAAGAAGCGCTATTCCCCGGCCGTTCTTTCACTGGCACAAAAACATAACATTGATTTAGATAAAATCGAGGGCTCAGGCAGAGGCGGACGCATTACCCGAAAAGATGTGGAAAAGAAACTGGATGAAGGGGAGACAATGACAGCGAAAGCATCGGAGCCGCAACGTGAGGAACAGCTTGCCTCAAGTTCCTCCGCCGACGAGATCATCCCCGTGACCGGCGTGCGTAAAGCCATTGCTGCAAACATGAGTCAAAGCAAACAGGAAATCCCCCATGCATGGACGATGGTCGAAGTGGATGTCACCAATATCGCCCGCTACCGCGAGAAAGAAAAAGAAGCGTTTCGCAAACAAGAAGGGTTCCCGTTAACGTTTATGCCTTTCTTTATGCAAGCGGTGACTGCGGGGCTTCGGAAATACCCCGAACTTAACGCGACCTGGCAAGGCGATCATATTATACGCAAAAAGGACATCAACCTTTCGATGGCCGTCGCCACCGAGGAAGCGCTTTATGTTCCGGTGATCGCAAATGCCGATGATAAGAATATCCGGGGATTGGCGCGTTCCTTGCATGCTCTCGCCGAGAAGACGAGAAACGGGGGACTGACGAGCGATGATATGCGCGGGGGGACGTTTACATTAAACAACACGGGGGCTTTCGGTTCCGTGCAGTCGATGCCTATTATTAATTATCCGCAAGCCGCGATTCTTTCCGTGGAATCCATCGTTAAACGCCCGGTTGTGAAAGAGGACGATATGATTGCCGTGCGTCATATGGCCAACCTTTGCCTTTCACTCGATCACCGCGTGCTGGACGGATTGATTTGCGGGAGGTTCCTCGCCTATGTGAAAGAGCAGCTGGAACAGTTTAACGGGGAAGGGATGTAA
- a CDS encoding L,D-transpeptidase, giving the protein MLFKCLAAAIFLFAPLWPMDVDPFPGEPFIIVNKSTNELGWIEDGELDHVYDVATGKDADDTPEGIFTVIVKAEQPYYRAQDIDGGDPDNPLGSRWIGFDAGDTDGRTYGVHGTNDSSTIGENVSLGCIRMHNEEVNGLYDQVPIGTKIWIGTEPEQEIEDIARENGVLKNEKGIPFSF; this is encoded by the coding sequence ATGTTGTTTAAATGTTTGGCTGCGGCTATTTTTCTTTTTGCTCCTTTGTGGCCGATGGATGTGGACCCCTTTCCGGGGGAACCCTTTATTATCGTTAACAAGTCTACGAATGAATTGGGTTGGATAGAGGATGGCGAATTGGACCACGTGTACGACGTTGCAACGGGAAAAGATGCAGATGACACGCCTGAGGGCATTTTTACGGTGATTGTGAAGGCGGAGCAACCTTATTATCGGGCGCAAGATATCGATGGCGGGGATCCAGATAACCCTCTCGGAAGCCGTTGGATCGGCTTTGATGCGGGCGACACCGACGGACGGACATATGGCGTGCACGGGACGAACGACAGCAGCACGATCGGCGAAAATGTTTCTTTAGGGTGCATTCGCATGCATAATGAAGAAGTGAACGGCCTTTATGATCAAGTGCCGATTGGAACAAAAATATGGATCGGAACAGAACCTGAACAAGAAATAGAAGATATAGCAAGAGAAAACGGAGTATTAAAAAACGAGAAAGGAATCCCTTTCTCGTTTTAA
- a CDS encoding fructosamine kinase family protein, producing the protein MAVIPVNVLKAAGIDENASTMAMSGGDINQTFQIRSKNRHYFLKYHENPPSRFFQKEARQLSILGNTDGVNVPEVVRFGGHYLLLAWVEENPAPRTEEQLGELIADLHNEKGECFGFDEDNFIGTLPQCNVMMERWIDFYKNYRLLPQLDEADKRGHLPKERKKRAHKLVENLHQWLSEPAYPALLHGDLWAGNWLAGPDGAPYIIDPAISYGDPAFDRAMMALFGGFSARTMDSYHEKIKREEQEEEIVPIYQLYFLLAHLNMFGEMYGGGVDRILKRYVG; encoded by the coding sequence ATGGCTGTGATTCCCGTGAATGTGTTAAAGGCAGCAGGAATCGATGAAAATGCATCAACCATGGCGATGAGTGGTGGCGATATTAATCAAACGTTTCAAATCCGTTCCAAAAACCGCCACTATTTTTTAAAATACCATGAAAATCCTCCATCCCGTTTTTTTCAAAAGGAGGCGAGACAGCTTTCCATTCTCGGAAATACCGACGGGGTGAATGTGCCGGAAGTTGTTCGCTTTGGCGGCCATTACTTGTTGTTGGCATGGGTCGAAGAAAACCCTGCGCCGCGAACAGAAGAACAACTCGGGGAACTCATTGCCGATTTGCACAATGAAAAAGGGGAATGTTTCGGTTTTGATGAAGACAATTTCATAGGCACCTTGCCGCAGTGCAATGTCATGATGGAGCGGTGGATTGATTTTTACAAAAATTATCGGTTGCTTCCGCAATTGGATGAAGCAGACAAACGGGGACACTTGCCGAAAGAACGGAAGAAAAGAGCCCATAAACTTGTGGAAAATCTTCATCAATGGTTGTCTGAGCCGGCATATCCAGCCCTTTTGCATGGGGATTTATGGGCAGGGAATTGGCTCGCGGGACCAGATGGAGCCCCATACATCATTGATCCGGCCATTTCTTATGGAGACCCGGCGTTTGATCGAGCGATGATGGCACTTTTTGGTGGCTTTTCGGCAAGAACGATGGACAGCTACCACGAAAAAATAAAACGGGAAGAACAAGAAGAGGAAATCGTACCGATTTATCAATTGTATTTCTTGTTGGCCCATTTAAATATGTTTGGAGAAATGTATGGGGGCGGTGTGGACCGTATACTGAAAAGGTATGTTGGGTGA
- a CDS encoding low molecular weight protein-tyrosine-phosphatase, translating to MLRVLFVCLGNICRSPMAEAILRKKAADRGLGEQLHVESAGTGHWHVGQPPHEETMNILTKNEIDASGLIARQVVKEDLDSFDIVVALDAENLGFLQTLRKQTQKVEIVRLLDYSEREESDVPDPYFTGNFQEVYDMVDEACETLLEEVENEWL from the coding sequence ATGCTTCGTGTTTTATTTGTCTGTTTAGGAAATATTTGCCGTTCGCCAATGGCGGAAGCAATTTTACGAAAAAAAGCAGCCGATCGCGGTTTGGGCGAGCAGCTTCATGTTGAATCGGCGGGGACGGGACACTGGCATGTTGGGCAGCCTCCCCACGAGGAGACGATGAACATTCTCACTAAAAATGAGATTGATGCAAGCGGATTGATCGCGCGACAGGTCGTCAAAGAGGACTTGGACAGTTTTGACATTGTTGTGGCATTGGATGCTGAAAATCTTGGGTTTTTACAAACATTGCGGAAACAAACGCAAAAGGTAGAAATCGTCCGCCTTCTTGATTACTCCGAGCGGGAGGAGAGCGATGTGCCTGATCCATATTTCACCGGCAACTTTCAAGAAGTGTATGACATGGTCGATGAAGCTTGCGAAACGCTTCTCGAAGAGGTAGAAAACGAATGGCTGTGA
- a CDS encoding BrxA/BrxB family bacilliredoxin — MNISPLRKGEILVQFEYFMNDVVQAARDEMTEAGYEHLSTPEDVDKTFKDEGTTLVMVNSVCGCAGGIARPAAAYMQNYETKPDRFVTVFAGQDREATDHAREYFEGYGPSSPSFALMKDGKIKTMVERHEIEGHEPIEVVQRLEAAFDEHCS, encoded by the coding sequence ATGAACATATCCCCCCTTAGGAAAGGAGAAATACTCGTGCAGTTTGAATATTTCATGAATGATGTCGTACAAGCGGCACGCGATGAGATGACAGAGGCAGGCTATGAACATTTAAGCACGCCTGAAGACGTAGATAAAACATTTAAAGATGAAGGGACTACATTGGTGATGGTCAATTCTGTATGCGGGTGCGCAGGTGGAATTGCACGTCCGGCAGCTGCCTATATGCAAAATTATGAGACCAAACCTGATCGCTTCGTGACTGTCTTCGCCGGGCAAGACCGGGAAGCAACTGATCATGCACGTGAATATTTTGAAGGCTATGGACCGTCTTCCCCATCGTTTGCGCTTATGAAGGACGGGAAAATTAAAACGATGGTTGAGCGCCATGAAATTGAAGGGCATGAACCAATCGAAGTCGTGCAAAGATTGGAAGCCGCGTTTGATGAACATTGCTCGTGA
- a CDS encoding Glu/Leu/Phe/Val dehydrogenase yields MSEENFEQVVFCQEESSGLKAIIAIHDTTLGPALGGTRMWPYENEEEALVDVLRLAKGMTYKNAAAGLNLGGGKAVIIGDSRHEKNESKLRAFGRYIQGLSGRYITAEDVGMAEPDMDTIHLETDYVTGRSPATPGGGGNPSPLTGYGVYMGMKASAREAFGSDSLEGRTVAVQGVGSVAYHLCKHLHAEGAKLVVTDIHEPTVQRAVNEFAARAVGTEEIYGVECDIFAPCALGAVINDDTMDRITAKIIAGSANNQLHHSRHGDALHEKGILYAPDYVINAGGVIHVADELQGYNEERAMRSVESLYDQMAKVFEIAKRDGVPTHQAANQLAVERIENVRKAKKAYIKDPKDIFS; encoded by the coding sequence ATGTCGGAAGAAAACTTTGAACAAGTCGTCTTTTGCCAAGAAGAATCTTCAGGGTTAAAAGCGATTATTGCTATACACGATACGACCCTCGGTCCTGCATTGGGAGGGACGAGGATGTGGCCGTATGAAAATGAGGAGGAAGCGCTCGTCGATGTATTGCGGCTAGCAAAAGGAATGACGTATAAAAACGCAGCAGCCGGCCTTAATTTGGGAGGGGGAAAAGCGGTTATCATCGGAGATAGCCGTCATGAGAAAAACGAATCGAAACTACGGGCATTCGGTCGCTATATTCAAGGTTTGAGCGGTCGTTACATTACAGCCGAGGATGTAGGGATGGCAGAGCCGGATATGGATACAATTCACTTGGAGACCGATTACGTAACCGGACGTTCGCCAGCCACGCCCGGCGGAGGCGGGAACCCTTCCCCACTGACCGGATACGGTGTGTACATGGGAATGAAGGCGAGCGCCAGAGAAGCGTTCGGCTCTGATTCACTGGAGGGCAGAACCGTGGCCGTGCAAGGTGTCGGCAGCGTCGCTTATCACCTGTGCAAACATTTGCATGCGGAAGGAGCGAAACTCGTTGTAACCGATATTCATGAGCCGACGGTACAACGTGCGGTGAATGAATTTGCGGCTCGCGCTGTCGGGACGGAAGAGATCTATGGTGTGGAGTGCGATATTTTTGCCCCCTGCGCCCTTGGAGCGGTGATTAATGATGACACGATGGATCGCATCACTGCAAAGATCATCGCGGGGTCTGCAAATAATCAGTTGCATCATTCCCGTCACGGCGACGCCCTTCATGAAAAAGGAATTCTTTATGCGCCGGATTATGTGATTAACGCGGGAGGCGTCATTCACGTGGCCGATGAATTGCAAGGATACAACGAGGAGCGGGCGATGAGAAGCGTAGAAAGTCTGTATGACCAAATGGCAAAGGTGTTTGAGATTGCCAAGCGGGACGGGGTGCCTACGCATCAGGCAGCCAATCAACTCGCCGTAGAGCGGATCGAAAATGTTCGCAAAGCAAAAAAAGCGTATATCAAAGATCCAAAAGATATTTTTTCTTGA
- a CDS encoding alpha-ketoacid dehydrogenase subunit beta, whose amino-acid sequence MATRNYISAVTEALKEEMEKDDGVFVLGEDVAAKGGVFRATEGLYEQFGENRVLDTPLAESAIAGVGIGAAMYGLRPVAEMQFADFMLPAVNQIISEAAKIRYRSNNDWHVPITIRAPYGGGIHGALYHSQSVEALFASTPGLKVVAPSTPYDVKGLLKAAIRDPDPVLFFEHKKAYRLIKGNIPDDEYTVPIGTADVKREGEDVTVMTYGLCVHFALEAAEKLQGEGISTHVLDLRTLYPMDREAVAHAARRTGKILLITEDNKEGSVLNEAAATIAEDCLFDLDAPVRRLASPDVPSMPYAPPLEKYFMMNAEKVEQAIRELAEF is encoded by the coding sequence ATGGCGACGAGAAATTATATCAGTGCAGTCACGGAAGCATTAAAAGAGGAAATGGAAAAAGATGACGGGGTTTTCGTTCTCGGTGAAGATGTAGCTGCCAAAGGTGGCGTATTTCGCGCGACCGAAGGGCTTTATGAACAATTCGGCGAAAACCGGGTGCTTGATACCCCCTTGGCGGAGTCGGCAATCGCAGGTGTAGGCATCGGAGCTGCCATGTACGGACTGCGCCCGGTAGCAGAGATGCAATTTGCCGATTTTATGCTCCCGGCCGTTAATCAGATTATTTCGGAAGCGGCGAAAATCCGCTATCGTTCCAATAATGACTGGCATGTGCCAATCACGATTCGCGCACCTTACGGCGGGGGGATCCACGGAGCGCTCTACCATTCCCAATCCGTAGAAGCGCTGTTCGCGAGCACTCCCGGACTGAAAGTGGTCGCCCCATCGACGCCGTATGATGTGAAAGGCCTTTTGAAAGCAGCCATTCGCGACCCTGATCCCGTTTTGTTTTTTGAACATAAAAAAGCCTACCGTTTAATCAAGGGGAATATCCCCGATGACGAATATACAGTGCCCATCGGGACGGCGGATGTGAAACGGGAAGGGGAAGATGTCACGGTGATGACGTATGGACTGTGCGTCCATTTTGCATTGGAAGCGGCTGAAAAGCTGCAAGGCGAAGGGATATCCACTCACGTGCTGGATTTGCGCACGCTTTATCCGATGGACCGTGAAGCCGTTGCCCATGCTGCCCGGCGAACAGGAAAAATTTTGCTCATCACTGAAGACAACAAAGAAGGCAGTGTGTTGAATGAAGCTGCGGCGACGATTGCCGAGGACTGCTTGTTTGACCTTGATGCGCCTGTCCGGCGTCTCGCGTCTCCCGATGTCCCGTCTATGCCTTACGCGCCTCCGTTGGAAAAGTATTTCATGATGAACGCGGAAAAAGTAGAGCAAGCCATTCGCGAACTGGCGGAATTTTAG
- a CDS encoding sigma-54 interaction domain-containing protein has product MKRAMIVGGGKGGTALLGKLNGLDYMEVVGLADLNPEAEGMRIAQAHGLKTSRNAFTLYEELLPAPDIVFEATGDDSALTELQRHIGVQTAVVPAHVCHLLYQLLVGKDELITELSHQERLHYTVFQSTHDGMIAIDNNGKVLLFNQAAARMTEINREEAIGHLIHSVMPESKLPRILKTRTMESNQKQTFANGRQIVTTRIPLWINDNFVGALAVFQDVTDMVDMATKVTDLESVQQLLQAIIHSSDEAISVVNEDGQGLMINPAYSRLTGLNEQDVIGKPATADISEGESMHMRALHTRMPIRGTQMKVGPHKKDVIVNVAPLLVNGELKGSVGILHDVSEIRALTKELEKAKQRIRRLEAKYSFDDIIGSSPALAFAKEQAFKSAQTPVDVLLRGQSGTGKELFAHAIHNESGRRYHPFIRVNCSALSPALLESELFGYEEGAFTGAKRGGKRGLFEEAHDGSIFLDEIGEVPKETQVKLLRVLQEKEIVRVGGTTSIAVNVRIIAATNIHIEEAIRRGDFREDLFYRLNKMPIFIPSLQDRRGDIHELCHYLLHKINQTYGRSVLTITDQAMQQLLAYEWPGNVRELENILGRAVIHMNYPEQELTAEHLPPLSSEDRTYKPSLHEYGKQSGSLAERMAAYEQKELKAALAEHRGNKTAAARALGISVRNLYYKLEKHGIV; this is encoded by the coding sequence GAAGCAGAGGGGATGCGCATCGCTCAAGCTCATGGTTTGAAAACGAGCCGCAATGCGTTTACATTATATGAAGAATTGTTACCGGCACCGGACATTGTTTTCGAAGCAACGGGGGATGATTCGGCACTCACCGAATTGCAAAGACACATAGGGGTACAAACGGCTGTCGTTCCCGCCCATGTTTGTCATTTGCTCTATCAATTGCTCGTCGGAAAAGATGAATTGATTACCGAGCTTAGTCATCAGGAACGATTGCATTATACGGTTTTTCAGTCCACACATGATGGAATGATCGCGATTGATAATAATGGAAAGGTTCTTCTTTTTAATCAAGCAGCTGCACGAATGACCGAGATTAATCGTGAAGAAGCGATCGGACATTTGATTCACTCGGTCATGCCGGAAAGTAAGCTTCCGCGAATTTTAAAAACACGTACAATGGAATCCAATCAAAAACAGACGTTTGCCAATGGACGCCAAATTGTCACCACACGGATCCCGCTGTGGATCAATGACAACTTTGTCGGCGCGTTGGCTGTGTTTCAGGATGTTACGGATATGGTAGATATGGCTACAAAAGTCACGGATTTGGAAAGTGTGCAACAGTTGCTGCAGGCCATTATCCATTCTTCTGACGAGGCCATTTCGGTTGTAAACGAGGATGGACAAGGACTGATGATTAATCCTGCGTACTCTCGTTTGACAGGGTTAAACGAACAAGATGTGATCGGCAAACCGGCGACAGCAGACATTTCTGAAGGCGAAAGCATGCATATGCGCGCGTTGCATACGCGAATGCCGATTCGAGGGACGCAAATGAAAGTGGGGCCTCATAAGAAAGATGTGATCGTGAACGTGGCACCGCTGCTCGTAAATGGGGAGCTGAAAGGGAGCGTCGGCATCCTTCATGATGTCTCTGAAATTCGCGCGTTAACCAAGGAATTGGAAAAGGCGAAGCAACGGATTCGGCGATTGGAAGCAAAATATTCGTTCGACGATATTATCGGCTCTTCCCCCGCGCTTGCATTCGCCAAGGAACAAGCGTTTAAAAGCGCTCAAACACCGGTCGATGTGTTGCTTCGCGGCCAATCCGGAACAGGAAAAGAACTATTTGCCCACGCCATTCACAATGAGAGCGGGCGTCGCTATCACCCTTTTATTCGCGTGAACTGTTCGGCCTTGTCCCCGGCATTGCTGGAAAGTGAATTATTTGGATATGAAGAAGGTGCATTTACGGGAGCGAAACGGGGAGGGAAGCGAGGGTTATTTGAAGAAGCCCACGATGGCAGCATTTTTCTCGATGAAATTGGGGAAGTGCCGAAAGAAACACAAGTGAAACTTTTGCGTGTCCTCCAAGAGAAAGAAATCGTACGTGTGGGAGGGACGACATCCATAGCGGTGAATGTTCGCATCATTGCCGCTACAAACATTCATATCGAAGAAGCCATCCGGCGGGGGGATTTTCGCGAAGATTTATTTTATCGGTTGAACAAAATGCCGATTTTTATCCCTTCTTTACAGGACAGACGGGGAGATATTCATGAGTTATGCCATTATTTGTTACATAAAATCAATCAGACGTATGGCCGGTCGGTATTAACGATAACGGATCAGGCGATGCAACAGTTGCTCGCTTACGAGTGGCCGGGAAATGTGCGTGAACTGGAAAACATTCTTGGGCGGGCGGTTATTCATATGAACTATCCCGAGCAGGAGCTGACAGCGGAACACTTGCCCCCTTTGTCAAGCGAGGACCGTACCTACAAACCCTCGCTTCATGAATATGGAAAACAGAGTGGGAGTTTAGCCGAGCGAATGGCCGCTTATGAACAAAAAGAGTTGAAAGCAGCTTTGGCCGAGCATCGGGGGAATAAAACCGCCGCGGCTCGCGCGCTAGGAATTTCCGTGCGAAACCTGTATTATAAGTTGGAGAAACATGGGATTGTGTGA
- the prli42 gene encoding stressosome-associated protein Prli42, with amino-acid sequence MPRNLQKTIVFVMIFVLVVGTFLAGFGAMI; translated from the coding sequence ATGCCTCGCAATTTGCAAAAAACAATTGTTTTCGTAATGATTTTTGTGTTGGTGGTAGGCACCTTTTTAGCCGGATTCGGCGCCATGATTTAA
- a CDS encoding YaaR family protein, whose translation MDIEHLGKTETSSRMMRRSMTAPSNQGLRSQSFQDIMNHQRQSVNADRLQAAMNTIEDQGKMLAEFRTAKELREYKKLIRNFMDDVVRNGLQIEDRRSFNRRGTNACRIVTEVDEKLMRLTEDMIENEAVHLDILAHVDEIRGLLLNLYR comes from the coding sequence TTGGACATTGAACATCTCGGGAAAACGGAAACTTCTTCGCGCATGATGAGGAGATCTATGACCGCGCCCTCGAATCAAGGGCTTCGGTCTCAGTCGTTTCAAGACATCATGAACCATCAGCGTCAATCTGTTAACGCTGATCGGTTGCAAGCCGCGATGAACACCATTGAAGACCAAGGGAAAATGTTGGCGGAGTTCCGGACCGCCAAAGAGTTACGTGAATATAAAAAACTAATCAGAAACTTTATGGATGATGTCGTCCGAAATGGATTGCAAATCGAAGACAGGCGCAGCTTCAATCGACGAGGAACAAACGCTTGCAGAATCGTTACGGAAGTCGATGAAAAACTGATGAGACTAACCGAAGACATGATTGAAAATGAAGCCGTCCATTTGGACATTCTGGCGCACGTCGATGAAATTCGTGGACTATTATTGAATTTATATAGGTAA
- the lpdA gene encoding dihydrolipoyl dehydrogenase has product MADEYDLVVIGAGTGGYVAAIRAAQLGNRVAIIEKGALGGTCLHKGCIPSKALLRSAEVYREVKESAAFGVETEGAKLDFTKVQTRKQAVVDKLHAGVQQLLQNENINVFAGHARILGPSIFSPSAGSISIEYTDGTENEVLVPKHVLIATGSQPRRLKGMDFSHENVMTSDDALFMERLPSSMTIIGGGVIGTEWASMLIDFGVEVTVLEARDRLLPGEDEAISAEMKKQLEKRGVRIYLNAEVQTEGMHVEPEYIGVQALVDGENYTFAAECLLVSIGREANISDIGLQNTEIETEDGKIVTNEWGQTKEAHMYAIGDVTQGYELAHVASHQGVVAVEHMNEQSSAGLNERQMPRCTYSHPEVASIGLSESEAKTQGFQVKVGTFPLRAIGKALINGDAEGFCKFISNGENNDLLGVHMIGSNATELISEGALAMLLDAADWEVAETVHPHPSLSEVFKEAALHADRRAIHR; this is encoded by the coding sequence ATGGCCGATGAATATGACCTTGTCGTGATCGGAGCGGGAACCGGAGGCTACGTGGCTGCCATCCGCGCCGCCCAACTCGGAAACCGGGTGGCAATCATTGAGAAAGGGGCCCTCGGCGGGACTTGCCTTCACAAAGGCTGCATCCCGAGTAAGGCCCTGTTGCGAAGTGCGGAAGTGTATAGGGAAGTCAAAGAATCGGCAGCGTTCGGGGTCGAAACAGAAGGGGCGAAACTTGATTTTACAAAAGTGCAGACCCGTAAACAAGCGGTCGTTGATAAGCTGCATGCCGGTGTTCAACAATTGCTTCAAAATGAAAATATTAACGTGTTCGCAGGCCATGCACGTATTTTGGGACCTTCCATTTTTTCACCGAGTGCCGGCAGTATATCAATCGAGTACACGGACGGCACGGAAAACGAAGTGCTCGTTCCCAAACACGTGCTGATCGCGACCGGGTCACAACCGAGACGTCTCAAAGGGATGGATTTTTCCCATGAAAACGTCATGACGTCGGACGATGCGTTATTTATGGAACGATTACCTTCGTCGATGACGATCATCGGCGGCGGGGTAATCGGAACGGAATGGGCTTCCATGCTCATTGATTTTGGGGTCGAAGTCACCGTATTGGAAGCGCGGGACCGTTTGCTTCCGGGTGAAGATGAAGCTATTTCCGCTGAAATGAAAAAACAGTTGGAAAAGAGGGGCGTCCGTATTTATTTAAATGCGGAAGTGCAAACAGAGGGTATGCACGTTGAGCCTGAATATATCGGTGTGCAGGCGCTGGTGGATGGAGAGAACTATACATTTGCTGCAGAGTGTTTGCTCGTTTCCATCGGTCGGGAAGCTAACATTTCCGATATCGGCCTTCAAAATACGGAAATTGAAACCGAAGATGGCAAAATCGTCACCAACGAGTGGGGGCAAACAAAGGAAGCGCATATGTACGCCATCGGTGATGTGACGCAAGGGTATGAGCTCGCCCATGTGGCTTCGCACCAGGGGGTTGTTGCTGTGGAACATATGAATGAGCAAAGCTCCGCAGGATTAAACGAACGGCAAATGCCGAGGTGCACGTACAGCCATCCGGAAGTTGCGTCCATCGGTTTAAGCGAGTCGGAAGCAAAAACCCAAGGTTTTCAAGTGAAAGTCGGTACGTTTCCGCTTCGCGCGATTGGGAAAGCACTTATTAATGGGGATGCGGAAGGTTTTTGCAAATTTATTTCCAACGGGGAAAACAACGATTTACTCGGAGTTCACATGATAGGATCGAATGCAACGGAATTGATTTCGGAAGGAGCCCTTGCCATGTTGTTGGATGCGGCCGATTGGGAAGTGGCAGAGACGGTTCATCCGCATCCGAGTCTATCCGAAGTGTTTAAGGAAGCGGCCCTTCATGCAGATCGACGTGCCATTCATAGATAG
- a CDS encoding thiamine pyrophosphate-dependent dehydrogenase E1 component subunit alpha: MAESKHEKLGLNREQLLEMFQTMLTARKIDERMWLLNRAGKIPFVVSCQGHEAAQVGAAMALDTEKDYLLPYYRDVGMVLHFGMTVKDLMLAGFAKAEDPNSGGRQMPNHFGSKKHRIVTGSSPVTTQVPHAVGIAFAGRIKNDPFVCLTSFGEGSSNQGDFHEAANFAGVHQLPVIFFCENNKYAISVPADRQIATERVSDRAYAYGMPGETVDGNDPLVVYESVKKAADHARDGGGPALIETLSYRLTPHSSDDDDRSYRERDEVDDAKKKDGIITFADYLKEHGLLADADEKDIHERIQKTIDEATEVAETAAYAEAETTLDHVYGQ, from the coding sequence ATGGCCGAAAGTAAACACGAGAAACTGGGCTTAAACCGTGAACAATTGCTGGAGATGTTTCAAACGATGCTCACCGCCCGCAAAATCGATGAACGGATGTGGTTATTGAACCGGGCCGGAAAAATCCCGTTCGTCGTGTCCTGCCAAGGGCACGAAGCAGCACAGGTGGGAGCGGCAATGGCGTTGGATACAGAAAAGGATTATCTTCTCCCCTATTACCGGGATGTAGGGATGGTCCTACACTTTGGCATGACGGTGAAAGATTTAATGCTCGCCGGCTTTGCCAAAGCAGAAGACCCCAATTCCGGGGGACGACAAATGCCTAATCACTTTGGCAGCAAAAAACATCGAATCGTCACGGGGTCATCCCCTGTGACGACCCAAGTGCCCCATGCAGTAGGCATAGCCTTTGCCGGCAGAATTAAAAATGATCCTTTTGTTTGTCTGACCTCTTTTGGTGAAGGATCCTCGAATCAAGGAGATTTTCACGAAGCCGCGAATTTTGCAGGTGTTCACCAGTTGCCGGTTATTTTTTTCTGTGAAAACAACAAGTACGCGATCTCTGTGCCTGCGGATCGTCAAATCGCTACAGAACGTGTTTCCGATCGAGCTTACGCGTATGGAATGCCCGGGGAAACCGTTGACGGTAATGATCCTCTCGTTGTCTATGAGTCGGTCAAAAAAGCTGCCGACCACGCGCGCGATGGAGGCGGGCCGGCATTGATTGAAACCTTATCTTACCGTCTAACACCACATTCAAGCGACGATGACGACCGTTCATACCGCGAGCGGGATGAAGTGGATGACGCCAAGAAAAAGGACGGCATTATAACCTTTGCCGACTATTTAAAAGAACACGGTTTGTTGGCGGATGCGGACGAAAAAGACATTCATGAACGAATACAAAAAACGATTGATGAGGCAACGGAAGTGGCGGAAACGGCGGCTTACGCGGAGGCGGAAACAACGTTGGACCACGTTTATGGCCAGTAA